A region from the Geobacillus vulcani PSS1 genome encodes:
- a CDS encoding YuzL family protein: MARLKKNPSERGVSAASVKGNAGPTVEADGGGKRTSQNQQYKKHNMQGD, translated from the coding sequence ATGGCCCGGTTGAAAAAAAATCCGTCTGAACGCGGTGTCAGCGCCGCGAGCGTCAAAGGAAACGCCGGCCCGACGGTCGAAGCCGACGGCGGCGGCAAGCGAACAAGCCAAAACCAGCAATACAAAAAGCACAACATGCAAGGGGACTGA
- a CDS encoding 3-hydroxyacyl-CoA dehydrogenase/enoyl-CoA hydratase family protein, giving the protein MTKRIRRAAVLGSGVMGSGIAAHLANVGIPTLLLDIVPRELTKEEEAKGWTLEHKQVRNRLANQALERLLKQKPAPLMSKDNIALIETGNFEDDFHRLAEVDWIIEAVVEKLEVKKEVFARVDEVRTPGTIVSSNTSGISIAAMAEGRSEDFQKHFLGTHFFNPPRYLKLLEIIPTEHTDPDVVAYMKSFGEDVLGKGVVLAKDTPNFIANRIGTYGLLVTVREMMQGGYSVGEVDSVTGPLIGRPKSATFRTLDVVGLDTFVHVANNVYENVEGEEKEAFRVPEFMKTMLDNGWLGSKSGQGFFLKQGKDILELNYITMQYEPRKKLVTPAVEMAKQAKGTAAKLQALVYADGDRAGTLLWNIMAPTLLYAAHLVGEIADDIVAIDRAMKWGFGWEQGPFELWDAIGLEKSVRKMQAEGRDIPAWITDMLADGATSFYQTKNGQLFYYATGGYKTVEESEKVIHIRRLKETRGVIKKNAGASLIDLGDDVALLEFHSPNNAIGADIVFMINEALEEVNRNYKGLVIGNQGKNFCVGANLAMMLMEAQDENFFELELAVRQFQQALLRMKYNPKPVVVAPFAMTLGGGAEVSLAASRIQAAAETYIGLVEVGVGLIPGGGGNKELYIKRLNSLPRGVDVDYVKIAAGVFETIAMAKVSTSAAEARELGFLNHRDGITMNGDHLLHEAKQAVLSLYEEGYQPPVRKKVPVAGESGYAAMLLGAQSMFHSGYISEHDLKIAKKLAYVLAGGKVPYGTEVDEQYLLDLEREAFLSLIGEPKTQARMQHMLVKGKPLRN; this is encoded by the coding sequence ATGACAAAACGCATTCGGCGCGCCGCGGTGCTGGGGTCCGGCGTCATGGGATCCGGCATTGCCGCCCATTTGGCGAACGTCGGCATTCCAACGCTGCTGTTGGACATCGTGCCGCGGGAATTGACGAAAGAGGAAGAAGCAAAAGGTTGGACGCTCGAGCATAAACAAGTGCGCAACCGCCTTGCCAACCAGGCGCTCGAGCGGCTGCTCAAGCAAAAACCGGCGCCGCTCATGTCCAAAGACAACATCGCTTTGATTGAAACGGGCAACTTCGAGGATGACTTCCACCGGCTCGCGGAAGTCGATTGGATCATTGAAGCGGTCGTGGAAAAGCTGGAAGTGAAAAAAGAAGTCTTCGCCCGTGTGGACGAGGTGCGGACGCCGGGGACGATCGTCAGCTCGAACACCTCCGGCATCTCGATCGCCGCGATGGCCGAAGGGCGGTCGGAAGACTTCCAAAAACACTTTTTAGGCACGCATTTCTTCAATCCGCCGCGCTATTTGAAGCTGCTGGAGATCATCCCGACGGAGCATACCGATCCGGATGTGGTCGCCTATATGAAATCGTTCGGCGAAGACGTGCTCGGCAAAGGCGTCGTGCTGGCGAAAGATACGCCGAACTTCATCGCCAACCGGATCGGCACGTATGGCTTGCTCGTCACCGTCCGCGAGATGATGCAAGGGGGCTACAGCGTCGGCGAGGTCGATTCGGTGACGGGGCCGCTCATCGGCCGGCCGAAAAGCGCGACGTTCCGCACGCTTGACGTCGTCGGGCTCGATACGTTTGTGCATGTCGCCAACAACGTATATGAAAACGTCGAAGGGGAAGAAAAAGAGGCGTTCCGCGTGCCGGAGTTTATGAAAACGATGCTTGACAACGGCTGGCTCGGCAGCAAATCCGGACAGGGCTTTTTCCTCAAGCAAGGAAAAGACATTCTCGAGCTGAACTACATCACGATGCAGTACGAGCCGCGCAAAAAGCTGGTCACCCCGGCGGTGGAGATGGCGAAGCAGGCGAAAGGAACGGCCGCCAAGCTGCAAGCGCTCGTCTATGCCGACGGCGACCGCGCCGGCACGCTCCTTTGGAACATCATGGCGCCAACATTGCTATATGCCGCCCACCTTGTCGGGGAGATCGCCGACGACATCGTGGCGATCGACCGGGCGATGAAGTGGGGGTTCGGCTGGGAGCAAGGTCCGTTTGAGCTATGGGATGCGATCGGCCTCGAGAAATCGGTGCGCAAAATGCAGGCGGAAGGGCGCGACATCCCGGCGTGGATTACGGACATGCTCGCCGACGGAGCGACCTCGTTCTATCAAACGAAAAACGGCCAGCTGTTCTATTATGCGACCGGCGGATATAAAACAGTAGAAGAAAGCGAAAAAGTCATCCACATCCGCCGGCTGAAAGAAACGCGCGGGGTTATCAAGAAAAACGCCGGCGCAAGCCTCATCGACCTCGGCGATGACGTGGCGCTTTTGGAGTTCCATTCGCCGAACAACGCGATCGGCGCGGACATCGTTTTCATGATCAACGAGGCGCTTGAGGAAGTGAACCGCAATTACAAAGGATTGGTCATCGGCAACCAAGGGAAAAACTTCTGCGTCGGCGCGAACTTGGCGATGATGCTCATGGAAGCGCAAGACGAAAACTTTTTTGAATTGGAACTTGCCGTTCGCCAGTTCCAGCAAGCGCTTCTTCGCATGAAATACAATCCGAAACCGGTCGTCGTCGCGCCGTTTGCCATGACGCTCGGCGGCGGGGCGGAAGTGAGCTTGGCGGCTTCGCGCATCCAAGCGGCGGCGGAGACGTACATCGGGCTCGTCGAAGTCGGCGTCGGCTTGATTCCGGGCGGCGGCGGCAACAAGGAGCTGTACATCAAACGGTTGAACAGCCTGCCGCGCGGCGTGGACGTCGACTACGTCAAAATCGCGGCCGGCGTATTTGAAACGATCGCCATGGCGAAAGTGTCGACATCGGCGGCGGAAGCGCGCGAGCTCGGCTTCTTGAATCACCGCGACGGCATTACGATGAACGGCGACCATCTCCTGCATGAAGCGAAACAGGCCGTGCTCTCGCTGTATGAGGAAGGATACCAGCCGCCTGTAAGGAAGAAAGTGCCGGTGGCCGGCGAAAGCGGCTATGCGGCCATGCTGCTGGGCGCGCAGTCGATGTTCCATTCCGGCTACATCAGCGAGCACGATTTGAAAATCGCGAAAAAGTTGGCGTACGTCCTAGCGGGCGGCAAAGTGCCGTACGGGACGGAAGTCGACGAGCAATATTTGCTCGATTTGGAGCGCGAGGCGTTTTTGAGCCTCATCGGCGAACCAAAGACGCAAGCGCGCATGCAGCATATGCTTGTGAAAGGAAAACCGCTCCGCAACTAA
- a CDS encoding proline dehydrogenase family protein produces the protein MEQLMRDFFLFLSKNKTLTQLAKRYGLRFGASRFVAGETIEEAVRVIRQLNEKGLAVTVDYLGEFVDNEQEANEMARHCLEAIEAISREKLNSQLSLKMTSMGLDISDELVMRNMRRILDAAKERGVFVTIDMEDYSRCQKTLDIFKTLKKEYDNVGTVLQAYLYRTEQDIEDLKPYRPNLRLVKGAYKEPPEVAFPDKKDVDENFKKIIKMHLLNGNYTAVATHDDAIIEYTKQLVKEYNIPNSQFEFQMLYGIRPERQVQLAREGYTMRVYVPYGTDWYGYFMRRLAERPANVAFVIKGMFRK, from the coding sequence GTGGAACAGCTGATGCGCGACTTTTTTTTGTTCTTGTCCAAAAATAAAACGTTGACCCAGTTGGCGAAGCGATACGGCCTCCGCTTCGGCGCTTCAAGATTTGTCGCCGGTGAGACGATCGAGGAAGCGGTGCGCGTCATCCGCCAGCTGAACGAAAAAGGGTTGGCGGTCACGGTCGACTATTTGGGTGAGTTTGTCGACAATGAGCAGGAAGCGAATGAGATGGCGCGCCATTGCTTGGAAGCGATTGAGGCGATCAGCCGGGAAAAGCTGAATTCGCAGCTGTCGCTGAAAATGACATCGATGGGGCTGGATATTTCCGATGAACTGGTGATGCGCAACATGCGCCGCATTTTGGACGCGGCGAAAGAGCGCGGCGTGTTTGTGACGATTGACATGGAAGATTATTCGCGCTGCCAGAAGACGCTGGACATTTTTAAAACGTTGAAAAAAGAATACGACAACGTCGGTACGGTGCTGCAGGCGTATTTGTACCGGACGGAACAAGACATTGAAGATTTAAAGCCGTACCGCCCGAACTTGCGGCTTGTCAAAGGAGCCTACAAAGAACCGCCCGAAGTGGCGTTTCCGGATAAAAAAGATGTCGATGAGAATTTTAAGAAGATCATCAAAATGCATTTGTTAAACGGCAACTATACAGCTGTGGCGACGCATGACGACGCCATCATCGAATATACGAAGCAGCTCGTCAAAGAATACAACATTCCCAACAGCCAGTTTGAATTCCAAATGCTGTACGGCATCCGCCCGGAGCGCCAAGTGCAGCTGGCGCGCGAAGGATATACGATGCGCGTGTACGTTCCGTACGGAACGGACTGGTACGGCTACTTTATGCGCCGGCTTGCCGAACGGCCGGCCAACGTGGCGTTTGTCATCAAAGGCATGTTCCGCAAGTGA
- a CDS encoding spore coat protein: protein MNTKQVQNPETQVPKTPQMNERDFLNDMLTTEKYMTLSYSVFLHEASNQPLYQDIMNIFTETQNCQRDLYHLMFKKGWYQLEAADPQKLQQTYQQFQGYTNQLPYQRNAMQ, encoded by the coding sequence ATGAACACGAAACAAGTGCAAAATCCGGAGACGCAAGTGCCGAAAACACCGCAAATGAACGAGCGCGATTTTCTCAACGACATGTTGACGACGGAAAAATACATGACGTTGTCGTACAGCGTCTTTTTGCATGAAGCGAGCAACCAACCGTTATATCAAGATATAATGAATATTTTCACGGAAACGCAAAACTGTCAGCGCGACTTGTACCATTTGATGTTCAAAAAAGGATGGTATCAACTTGAAGCCGCCGATCCGCAAAAGCTTCAGCAAACGTACCAGCAGTTCCAAGGGTATACGAATCAGCTTCCTTATCAACGGAATGCGATGCAATAA
- a CDS encoding spore germination protein: MAAPTESVWSMLQTLGRSVDFQTKVYRNQPTGQRIWVSYMEPMIDLEMAVKNIFPYMIHYPFSSLQDLCDALPLDEVHLSSDPNGMKQQLLEGYLLIRLNETDETGLLVKAQKTLERTLTIPEVEFSVVGPKESFIESLETNLYLLRKRIPSDHLTVNMFRVGTLSQTKLAVVYIDGIADRENVQTVLQRIQAIEFDEIIDSSYIVQIISDNRHSLFPQLLDTERPDRVAAVLAEGKVAILVDGSPHALIGPTTLVEFFSSFEDYFLNWTIASFFRLIRLFSVAFSILITPIYVATLNYHYELIPKDLLGTLITSRKEIPFPPILEVLFLELTIELLREAGARLPTKVGQTIGIVGGIVIGTASVEAGLTSNVLLILVALAALASFTTPVYKMGNTIRLMRFPFLLFAEMWGLLGVAFCFCIVMTHLLSLTSLGRPFLVPLYPPRWKDWKDALIRLPLTSQAKRPSSLRTQQPIRFDGKKAKEKRDIDE, encoded by the coding sequence ATGGCGGCCCCAACCGAATCGGTATGGAGCATGCTGCAAACATTGGGGCGTTCCGTTGATTTTCAAACGAAAGTGTACCGAAATCAGCCAACTGGGCAACGAATATGGGTATCCTACATGGAACCGATGATCGATCTTGAAATGGCTGTTAAGAATATTTTTCCTTATATGATCCATTATCCCTTTTCATCCTTACAAGATCTATGTGATGCCCTGCCATTGGACGAAGTGCATCTTTCCTCTGACCCGAATGGCATGAAACAGCAGTTGCTCGAAGGCTATTTGCTCATTCGGCTGAACGAAACCGATGAAACCGGATTGCTGGTCAAAGCGCAAAAGACGCTCGAGCGGACGCTGACCATTCCAGAAGTAGAATTTAGCGTCGTCGGTCCGAAAGAGTCATTTATTGAATCATTGGAAACGAATTTATATTTGTTGCGCAAGCGCATTCCCTCGGATCACTTGACTGTCAACATGTTTCGGGTGGGAACATTATCGCAAACGAAATTGGCCGTGGTGTATATCGATGGCATTGCGGATCGAGAGAACGTGCAAACGGTCTTGCAGCGCATTCAGGCGATTGAATTTGATGAGATCATTGACAGTTCTTATATCGTCCAAATCATTTCTGACAACCGGCATTCCCTGTTTCCACAATTGCTTGACACGGAACGGCCCGACCGAGTAGCCGCGGTGTTAGCGGAAGGAAAAGTGGCGATTTTGGTGGACGGTTCGCCGCATGCGCTCATCGGTCCGACCACTCTCGTCGAGTTTTTTTCATCTTTTGAAGACTATTTTCTAAACTGGACCATTGCTTCTTTTTTTCGTCTCATTCGTCTTTTTTCTGTCGCCTTTTCCATTTTGATTACACCTATTTATGTCGCGACGTTGAATTACCATTATGAGCTCATACCGAAAGATTTGTTGGGGACGCTCATTACTTCGAGGAAGGAAATTCCGTTTCCGCCCATTTTGGAAGTGTTGTTTCTCGAGTTGACCATCGAGCTTTTGCGTGAAGCCGGGGCGCGGCTGCCAACGAAAGTCGGGCAAACAATCGGCATCGTCGGCGGGATTGTCATTGGAACGGCTTCCGTTGAGGCCGGGTTGACAAGCAATGTCTTGTTAATCTTGGTGGCGCTTGCCGCGTTGGCTTCCTTTACTACCCCTGTCTACAAAATGGGCAATACGATTCGCTTGATGCGTTTCCCCTTTTTGCTGTTTGCCGAAATGTGGGGGCTGCTCGGGGTGGCATTTTGTTTTTGCATTGTGATGACCCATCTGCTTTCGTTAACCTCACTGGGACGGCCATTTCTTGTGCCGCTGTATCCGCCGCGTTGGAAGGATTGGAAGGACGCGCTCATCCGTCTTCCGCTTACAAGCCAAGCGAAGCGGCCAAGCTCACTCAGAACGCAGCAACCGATTCGATTCGACGGCAAAAAAGCAAAGGAAAAGCGAGATATTGATGAATAG